The proteins below are encoded in one region of Aspergillus nidulans FGSC A4 chromosome III:
- a CDS encoding translation initiation factor eIF2 subunit gamma (transcript_id=CADANIAT00005976) produces the protein MATNGDFSDEESQPGSPILNANGQDDIQDQEPLEQEEKPIKSAMKKDFIPVSQPKRPELPEQPNPETLDLSTLTPLSPEIIARQATINIGTIGHVAHGKSTVVKAISEVQTVRFKNELERNITIKLGYANAKIYKCDNPACPRPTCYKSYKSEKEIDPPCERDGCSGRYRLLRHVSFVDCPGHDILMSTMLSGAAVMDAALLLIAGNETCPQPQTSEHLAAIEIMKLSHIIILQNKVDLMREDGALQHYQSILKFIRGTVADGSPIIPISAQLKYNIDAVNEYLVSHIPVPVRDFTASPHMIVIRSFDVNKPGAEIDELKGGVAGGSILTGVLKLNDEIEIRPGLVTKDENGKIQCRPIFSRVVSLFAGHNDLKFAVPGGLIGVGTRVDPTLCRADRLVGFVLGHRGRLPAIYTELEVNYFLLRRLLGVKTADGKQAKVAKLAKNEVLMVNIGSTATGAKVVGVKADAAKLSLTSPACTEVGEKIAISRRIEKHWRLIGWANIVAGNTLEPIVN, from the exons ATGGCTACCAACGGCGATTTTTCAGACGAGGAGTCCCAGCCCGGGTCTCCCATTCTTAACGCCAATGGCCAGGATGATatccaagaccaagagccCCTCgagcaggaggagaagcCCATCAAGtcagcgatgaagaaggactTCATACCTGTTTCTCAGCCGAAACGACCGGAACTACCGGAGCAACCCAACCCAGAAACGCTCGACCTGTCTACACTAACTCCTCTGTCACCTGAGATTATCGCCCGCCAGGCTACGATTAACATCGGTACCATTGGCCACGTCGCTCACGGTAAGTCAACGGTGGTGAAGGCTATTTCAGAGGTTCAAACTGTCCGATTTAAGAACGAGTTGGAGCGAAACATTACCATCAAGCTGGGTTATGCCAACGCGAAAATCTACAAGTGCGACAACCCCGCTTGCCCTCGGCCGACATGCTACAAGAGCTATAAGAGTGAGAAGGAAATTGATCCGCCCTGTGAGAGAGATGGATGCTCTGGCCGCTACCGTCTCTTAAGACACGTTTC CTTCGTCGACTGCCCTGGTCACGACATTCTTATGAGTACCATGTTGTCAGGTGCCGCTGTCATGGATGCTGCTCTTTTGCTTATCGCTGGAAACGAAACCTGTCCTCAGCCCCAGACTTCGGAGCATTTGGCTGCTATTGAAATCATGAAGCTTAGCCACATCATTATCCTTCAAAACAAGGTCGATTTGATGAGGGAAGATGGAGCGTTGCAGCATTACCAGTCGATCTTGAAATTTATCCGTGGTACCGTTGCCGACGGCTCTCCCATCATTCCCATCTCCGCTCAGCTCAAGTACAACATCGATGCCGTCAACGAGTATCTGGTTTCGCACATCCCCGTGCCAGTCCGCGATTTCACGGCATCTCCTCACATGATTGTTATCCGGTCTTTCGACGTGAACAAGCCTGGTGCAGAGATTGATGAGCTAAAGGGTGGTGTGGCTGGTGGTTCCATTTTGACTGGTGTCCTCAAGTTGAACGATGAAATCGAAATTCGACCAGGTCTCGTCACTAAGGACGAGAACGGCAAGATCCAGTGTCGCCCTATCTTCTCGCGGGTTGTGTCTTTGTTTGCCGGACACAACGACCTGAAATTCGCTGTCCCCGGTGGATTGATCGGTGTTGGTACTCGTGTTGACCCTACTCTTTGCCGTGCCGATCGCCTGGTTGGTTTCGTCCTCGGTCACCGTGGGCGCCTTCCCGCTATCTACACAGAGCTAGAGGTCAATTACTTTTTGCTGCGCCGACTTTTGGGTGTCAAGACTGCCGACGGCAAGCAGGCCAAGGTCGCCAAGCTGGCTAAGAACGAGGTTCTCATGGTTAATATCGGCTCTACAGCTACCGGTGCGAAGGTGGTCGGTGTCAAGGCTGATGCTGCTAAGCTGAGCTTGACTAGCCCAGCCTGTACTGAGGTTGGCGAGAAGATTGCCATTAGTCGAAGAATTGAGAAGCACTGGCGTTTGATTGGTTGGGCCAACATTGTTGC TGGTAACACCCTCGAGCCCATTGTCAACTAA
- the eaf1 gene encoding MYB and HSA domain protein (transcript_id=CADANIAT00005974): MRSRYAGATETFADSAYREKEQAFLDANDITKGRYFNEATLPALRSYAVPPVRETKVASLPVPATTPASPNVAPAPALPQAEARASEVASQGALDAETQRVTAPHPVEKHPSYSGPQPSDSRAAPQLAPGTTEISQKADGPAPEVRHAAQNLQQGQKATSSLPDTPRSSQDPSDATVRADQKDATKAIPSAQPAISTPKPQHDLPASPLPGRPVHVTDQPLSPVSSAGPYSNNTPAPTAASPATSTTEDVSAEKLPTPKRIAATQERSSFVPTTPDEQLRFEEAQSLQQNALLVSQVKDGAGTGPLTNQVISEDLPSTSTTANVAEGASEQVSKDLLPESKMPESTPAAIVESKSQPQSPLGQASSQAETVVKDVAPGTQLTKKTSSSPHPGPPPERMTTRVSSGAIRHKSVSEILGEAPKTPVSPIEKPHTVEKPTDSARAGVYDSTDSAKLRLKDRRAREKERNKFSTVVFPKQQQQPDKDGDMDLVRQQSGALIKLNEERDYLFTLFQNKAYAPPRGTALTALLSSAHKTLTTNNYLLDYQEQMDCRILRRIYDLQHANRWPLRQLKRSAEPPRQAAHWDVLLDHMKWMRTDFREERKWKLAAAKSCADWCAEYIHSDPESRSMLRVQARIPPKDSPCKNGPQSATMVSPPAELGNDAMEISHPTPDLVPSSEEDSVSEGFPDEPRHGLQDTVAPAAIFSLGSDEFTFSLDMTPTAQKLLDELPIYTPVQIAPDTNLPRFKDLPDASWKTEILPVSKYARGKIMFREDEPARKRSRYDYSQYSSGSEHPVVELPPEQTNVALFQPENRHIRDRIHPAQPFRPPTEYPMPSLGFLESRQSSQWTYAEDEELRSLVEEYSYNWSLISSCLTPSSQFTSGAERRTPWECFERWAGIEGLPSDMSKTAYFRAYHQRIDTAQRNVMAQQAAAQQQQQQQQQQGSNGNNQQPMPLIRRRGTQPIRVDRRRSSKHLALLDAMRKLAKKRETILQKQQHASQLASLRKVNEANQPKPPISSPAEFSRLKHERELKLQERQEQYRQQMIAQQRASLAARAGQMPNQQQMMNAPGRAPNAIPHNPNAPPVSTSTANGLPNGISNPLANGMPNGLPQNVGVNQGRPHVQGMHGSGGPVNNHISPNPMAMKMMPQASMQQNNAPRPNMAMQASPDNARVIREANRLQEQQRILQSRQQPSQHPLQQQQPPQAQNQQQQLPQQPQQAQQQFHAQPQFVPQGSNSPNLNMPTVNGTPNNPAMIAALQAGGGMQSPPFHNSAPQGVSTPSPRMGQPNTLSSGAVPTTISTIQSQIQRSNPNMPLEQVKQLTTERLHQYQQQQQQRMSQVAMNAAAGNLGVQPNYQVSHDGNFQPQSGMSGGPNMQVPQAQGFSPMMRVPQPSQQNRIGAGGSPAMGVAVPQQSRSATPQTQRSGSIQTGTIAGASKSPNTHSQTQSMGA; encoded by the exons ATGAGATCGC GATACGCGGGCGCGACCGAGACTTTCGCCGACTCCGCGTATCGGGAAAAGGAGCAGGCGTTTCTCGATGCGAACGACATCACAAA AGGACGTTATTTCAACGAAGCCACGCTCCCAGCACTACGCAGCTATGCGGTTCCCCCAGTGCGAGAGACGAAAGTAGCTTCCTTACCTGTACCCGCAACAACCCCAGCGAGCCCCAATGTTGCTCCGGCTCCGGCGCTGCCGCAAGCAGAGGCTCGCGCGTCCGAGGTGGCTTCACAAGGAGCTTTGGATGCTGAGACGCAGAGAGTCACAGCGCCGCATCCAGTAGAGAAACACCCATCTTACTCTGGCCCTCAACCATCCGATAGCAGAGCCGCACCTCAACTAGCTCCTGGGACAACTGAAATATCGCAGAAGGCTGATGGACCAGCTCCAGAAGTAAGACATGCTGCTCAGAACCTGCAACAAGGACAGAAGGCAACCTCCTCTTTGCCAGATACTCCTCGCAGCTCCCAGGACCCTAGCGATGCTACAGTTCGGGCCGATCAAAAAGACGCAACAAAAGCGATTCCATCCGCTCAGCCAGCCATATCAACACCGAAACCCCAACATGATCTTCCCGCATCTCCCCTTCCAGGTCGCCCTGTGCATGTTACCGACCAGCCCCTATCCCCCGTCTCATCTGCTGGGCCGTATTCGAATAACACCCCCGCTCCAACTGCTGCATCCCCGGCCACAAGCACTACTGAAGACGTCTCAGCTGAGAAACTTCCAACACCTAAACGAATAGCAGCTACTCAAGAACGATCAAGCTTTGTTCCGACAACACCAGATGAACAGCTTCGCTTCGAAGAGGCGCAGTCTCTCCAACAAAATGCTCTCCTGGTCAGTCAGGTCAAAGACGGTGCTGGCACCGGGCCCTTGACAAATCAGGTTATTTCCGAGGACCTCCCGTCGACTTCAACCACAGCAAACGTGGCAGAAGGTGCTTCAGAACAAGTGTCCAAAGATTTGCTACCGGAATCCAAAATGCCGGAATCAACCCCTGCTGCTATAGTAGAGTCCAAATCTCAACCACAGTCACCACTGGGTCAAGCGTCAAGTCAGGCTGAGACCGTCGTCAAGGATGTAGCGCCAGGTACGCAACTTACAAAGAAAACAAGTTCATCCCCTCATCCGGGACCGCCACCAGAGAGAATGACAACTAGAGTATCGTCCGGGGCGATTCGGCACAAGTCTGTATCCGAGATTTTAGGCGAAGCACCAAAGACACCTGTTTCGCCTATTGAAAAGCCGCACACGGTTGAGAAGCCTACTGATTCGGCCCGGGCTGGCGTTTATGATTCCACGGACTCTGCAAAACTACGCCTTAAGGACAGAAGAGCAcgcgagaaggaaagaaacAAATTCTCTACTGTTGTCTTTCcgaaacagcagcaacaaccgGATAAGGATGGCGACATGGATCTTGTCCGCCAACAATCTGGCGCTTTGATCAAGTTAAATGAAGAGCGGGATTATCTCTTCACGTTATTTCAAAACAAGGCTTATGCTCCACCCCGTGGTACTGCCTTGAcggctcttctttcttctgcgcATAAGACTTTAACCACGAATAACTATCTTCTTGATTATCAGGAACAGATGGATTGCCGTATACTTCGCCGCATCTATGATCTTCAGCATGCTAACAGATGGCCACTGCGCCAATTGAAGCGCTCTGCGGAACCACCGAGGCAGGCAGCTCACTGGGATGTTCTGTTAGACCATATGAAATGGATGCGGACAGATTTCCGGGAAGAACGCAAGTGGAAGCTTGCTGCGGCAAAGAGTTGTGCAGATTGGTGTGCAGAGTATATTCACAGTGACCCCGAATCTCGGTCGATGTTGCGTGTTCAAGCTAGAATTCCACCAAAAGATTCTCCGTGCAAGAATGGACCGCAATCTGCCACAATGGTTTCCCCCCCAGCGGAATTGGGCAACGACGCTATGGAGATTTCACACCCTACGCCAGACTTGGTGCCTTCAAGTGAGGAGGATTCGGTCAGTGAAGGGTTTCCTGATGAGCCACGACATGGTTTACAGGACACAGTCGCTCCGGCTGCTATTTTTTCCCTGGGTTCTGATGAATTTACATTCTCGCTGGACATGACCCCAACGGCGCAGAAGCTTCTGGACGAGTTACCCATCTACACACCTGTTCAAATTGCCCCAGATACGAATCTTCCAAGGTTCAAAGACCTCCCAGATGCGTCGTGGAAGACTGAAATTCTTCCCGTTTCTAAATACGCTCGCGGAAAGATAATGTTCCGCGAGGATGAGCCGGCAAGGAAACGTAGTCGCTATGACTATTCGCAATACAGTTCCGGCTCTGAGCATCCCGTTGTAGAACTACCTCCTGAGCAAACCAACGTCGCCCTATTTCAACCCGAAAACAGGCATATCCGCGATCGCATTCACCCAGCTCAACCTTTCAGACCTCCTACCGAATATCCTATGCCTTCCCTTGGTTTCCTGGAATCGAGACAATCTTCTCAATGGACTTAtgctgaagacgaggaacTTCGCAGTCTTGTTGAAGAGTATTCCTATAACTGGTCACTGATATCTAGTTGTCTTACTCCGTCGTCCCAGTTTACATCGGGCGCAGAGAGACGAACACCATGGGAGTGTTTCGAGCGGTGGGCAGGAATAGAAGGGTTGCCTTCTGACATGTCTAAGACGGCGTACTTCAGGGCCTACCATCAGAGAATTGATACAGCTCAGCGTAATGTTATGGcgcagcaagctgcagcccaacagcaacagcagcaacaacaacaacaggGCAGTAACGGTAACAATCAACAACCGATGCCTTTGATTCGCAGGAGAGGTACTCAACCTATTCGGGTGGATCGAAGAAGGTCTTCCAAGCACCTAGCGCTTCTCGATGCTATGAGGAAATTGGCTAAAAAACGGGAGACAATTCTGCAAAAGCAGCAACATG CTTCGCAGCTTGCTTCGTTAAGAAAGGTTAATGAAGCCAATCAACCGAAGCCTCCAATTTCATCTCCCGCTGAATTCAGCCGTCTAAAGCATGAACGTGAACTCAAACTTCAAGAGAGGCAGGAGCAATACCGCCAACAAATGATTGCTCAACAGAGG GCGAGCCTCGCGGCCCGTGCTGGTCAAATGCCTAATCAACAGCAAATGATGAATGCTCCTGGACGAGCTCCAAATGCCATCCCCCACAATCCAAACGCTCCTCCTGTTTCGACCAGTACTGCAAATGGTCTACCAAATGGAATATCCAACCCATTGGCTAACGGAATGCCAAACGGACTCCCACAAAATGTTGGAGTCAATCAGGGTAGGCCTCACGTTCAGGGGATGCATGGAAGTGGTGGACCTGTAAACAATCATATATCTCCAAATCCCATGGCTATGAAAATGATGCCGCAGGCTAGCATGCAGCAGAACAATGCCCCCCGTCCCAACATGGCAATGCAAGCGTCGCCGGATAACGCTCGGGTGATCCGAGAGGCTAATCGCCTCCAAGAGCAACAGCGGATCCTACAATCTAGACAGCAGCCTTCCCAGCAtccgcttcagcagcaacaaccgCCGCAGGCAcagaaccagcagcagcaactccctcaacagcctcagcaagctcagcaacaATTTCATGCCCAGCCTCAGTTTGTACCTCAGGGATCCAACTCTCCCAATCTGAACATGCCTACTGTGAACGGTACCCCAAACAATCCGGCCATGATTGCAGCACTCCAAGCGGGAGGCGGAATGCAGAGTCCGCCCTTCCACAACTCTGCACCTCAAGGCGTCTCTACACCTTCTCCACGTATGGGTCAACCGAACACCCTATCTAGTGGAGCTGTTCCAACAACGATTAGCACGATCCAGAGCCAGATCCAAAGGAGCAATCCCAACATGCCGCTCGAACAAGTCAAACAACTAACCACGGAACGACTCCATCAgtaccagcagcaacagcagcaacggaTGTCTCAGGTTGCTATGAATGCAGCGGCGGGTAATTTGGGCGTGCAGCCCAATTATCAGGTCTCACATGATGGGAATTTTCAACCTCAAAGTGGCATGAGTGGTGGTCCGAACATGCAAGTTCCCCAGGCGCAGGGCTTTTCTCCAATGATGCGTGTACCCCAACCTTCCCAGCAAAACCGGATCGGTGCTGGAGGCTCCCCTGCTATGGGCGTAGCTGTACCGCAACAAAGCCGGAGCGCGACCCCGCAAACACAACGCAGTGGCAGCATTCAGACTGGTACAATCGCAGGAGCGAGTAAGAGCCCTAACACTCATTCTCAAACTCAATCTATGGGTGCCTGA
- a CDS encoding uncharacterized protein (transcript_id=CADANIAT00005978), producing the protein MATQDPTPLPPTTILSSKPISQAVAHDFLAAYLDRATTDPALQPNAGISEHGPVSRTTAAAPNIILHNLKRVQAGLAGEVLGRDLAIAEMKEGAQLAQAQSGNDNADGKWEDKAQFEQEQDGNQVYDANVRDEPEGMDVDKVDDTEGKVAATTGTLDKEERKRLKKERRKAEKKAKLKDADE; encoded by the coding sequence ATGGCCACGCAAGACCCAACCCCACTTCCTCCCACAACAATCCTCTCTTCAAAACCCATCTCTCAAGCCGTCGCCCACGACTTCCTAGCCGCCTACCTGGACCGCGCAACCACTGacccagcgcttcaaccgaACGCCGGGATTAGCGAGCACGGCCCCGTCTCACGCACAACTGCCGCCGCGCCCAATATTATACTTCACAATCTGAAGCGTGTGCAGGCGGGGCTAGCCGGGGAAGTTCTGGGGAGGGATTTGGCGATTgcagagatgaaggagggtgcgcagctcgcgcAGGCACAGAGTGGGAACGATAATGCGGACGGAAAGTGGGAAGATAAGGCACAGtttgagcaggagcaggatgGAAATCAGGTATATGATGCCAATGTCCGAGATGAGCCTGAGGGGATGGATGTGGATAAAGTTGACGACACTGAGGGGAAGGTGGCTGCAACGACCGGGACACTAGATAAGGAGGAGCGCAAGCggctgaagaaggagaggagaaaagcTGAAAAGAAGGCGAAATTGAAGGATGCGGATGAATAG
- a CDS encoding putative 60S ribosome biogenesis protein Mak11 (transcript_id=CADANIAT00005975) — protein sequence MAKRKRDEVAKELQQAQPSKIAKSTKSKGPSSSEQTDSAAITLQIVTGSYERILHGFTASVPSTCYSDGLKKSSDDGSPVQFVDTFLFEAHASAIKCLALSPLPKADSTEPPKVILASGGTDERINLYSLSAAPPTVSEHYPTVPTLAGNKILENPKNRELGALLHHSAPITSLSFPSRSKLLAAAEDNTISVSRTRDLTVVSTIKAPHPKVQGRPSGDTAPPGGSPSGINDFAVHPSMKLMLSVGKGERCMRLWNLVTGKKAGVLNFDREILQSVKEGRWSTGEGRKIVWNAAGEEFAVAFEWGAVLFGIDSTPICRVFPGPRSKLHEIKYTSVGDEELFAVSTEDGRVIFYSTRNVRKADDGDDSSIPYAEPVAQFGGKSQGYPGRVKSFELLNLKGQPGINDDDFAVVTANSEGVVRVWQLLGAQLRNAIAKKSSDTKDIQVGKLLSSYETGNRITCLKAFVMMPSEECTPEDFESSDGESEDVLSSEESDAD from the exons ATGGCCAAACGCAAGAGGGACGAGGTGGCTAAAGAGCTTCAGCAGGCACAACCGTCGAAGATTGCCAAATCAACGAAATCAAAGGGACCTTCGTCCTCCGAACAAACCGACAGTGCCGCCATAACGTTGCAGATAGTTACTGGTTCATATGAGCGAATCCTACATGGATTTACGGCATCAGTTCCTTCAACCTGCTATTCCGATGGTCTCAAGAAGTCTTCAGATGATGGATCACCCGTTCAATTCGTGGATACCTTTCTATTCGAGGCCCATGCCTCTGCGATCAAGTGCTTAGCCCTGTCCCCGTTGCCCAAAGCAGATTCTACAGAGCCTCCGAAAGTCATATTGGCTAGTGGCGGTACAGATGAACGCATCAACCTTTATTCGCTGTCTGCGGCGCCTCCTACAGTGAGCGAGCACTATCCCACGGTCCCTACACTCGCCGGCAACAAAATCCTGGAGAATCCTAAAAACAGAGAACTCGGAGCTTTGCTACACCATTCTGCGCCTATCACCTCTCTTAGTTTTCCTTCACGATCGAAGTTATtggcagctgcagaggaTAACACCATCTCTGTTAGTAGAACTCGTGACTTGACTGTTGTTTCTACGATTAAAGCTCCTCATCCCAAGGTTCAAGGCAGACCTAGTGGTGATACCGCTCCTCCTGGAGGCTCTCCATCTGGCATCAATGATTTTGCCGTACACCCGAGTATGAAGCTGATGCTAAGTGTTGGGAAAGGAGAGAGGTGTATGCGGCTCTGGAACTTGGTTACGGGAAAGAAGGCTGGGGTACTGAACTTTGACAGGGAGATCTTGCAAAGTGTGAAGGAGGGCCGGTGGAGCACTGGCGAAGGAAGAAAAATTGTTTGGAATGCAGCGGGAGAAGAGTTCGCTGTGGCATTCGAATGGGGAGCAGTACTTTTTGGCATT GATTCAACGCCGATCTGCAGGGTCTTCCCAGGACCGCGAAGCAAGTTGCATGAAATAAAGTACACATCAGTGGGCGATGAGGAACTATTTGCAGTGTCGACGGAAGATGGCAGAGTCATATTCTACTCAACTAGGAACGTACGGAAAGCGGACGACGGTGACGATTCGTCGATTCCATACGCCGAGCCAGTTGCTCAATTTGGTGGCAAATCTCAAGGATACCCAGGGAGGGTGAAGAGCTTTGAGTTGTTAAATTTGAAGGGCCAGCCGGGAATcaatgatgatgactttgcTGTAGTTACAGCAAATAGCGAGGGTGTGGTGCGTGTTTGGCAGTTGCTTGGTGCCCAGTTGCGCAATGCTATTGCGAAGAAGTCTAGTGACACAAAGGATATCCAAGTGGGCAAGCTTTTGAGCTCTTACGAGACAGGAAACCGAATAACCTGTCTGAAGGCATTCGTCATGATGCCTTCTGAAGAGTGCACCCCAGAGGATTTTGAGTCATCCGATGGAGAAAGTGAGGATGTATTAAGTAGCGAGGAAAGTGATGCTGATTAG
- a CDS encoding zinc metalloprotease (transcript_id=CADANIAT00005977), whose amino-acid sequence MWILDQLARLLDRPFFPWKNVLVGFSLGQFILEGILSFRQYKVLQRTKAPKVLEGEVSQKVYDQSQAYGRAKAKFGFISGLYGQIQNLAFIYGDVLPKLWGLSGFLLAQYLPARFQGEIPQTLLFLFGFNLISTVLSLPISYYNTFVLEEKFGFNKQTVKLWVSDMLKGQMLGIVLGAPIISAVLKIVQKTGTSCFYYLWLFGVFVQVFAITIYPIAILPLFNKLSPLEPGAIKTGVENLAKKLNFPLQELHVIDGSKRSAHSNAYFYGLPWKKHIVIYDTLIEKSEPEEVVAVLSHELGHWSLSHTTKLFGIAQFHMFYIFALFSAFVNNRSLYQSFGFHTEQPIMIGFLLFSDALAPMDAVVKLLMNILSRKFEFEADAFAVNLGYSEELSQSLLKLQIQNLSTMDADWMYASYHYSHPILPERLKALGWKGRKVTDHKEEDSEKPVKAADREL is encoded by the exons ATGTGGATTCTCGAT CAACTGGCGCGTCTACTGGACCGCCCCTTCTTCCCATGGAAGAACGTACTCGTCGGCTTTTCTTTAGGCCAGTTCATTCTTGAGGGGATTCTCTCGTTCCGTCAGTATAAGGTTCTCCAGCGAACCAAGGCCCCTAAGGTGCTTGAAGGCGAAGTGTCTCAAAAGGTTTATGATCAGAGCCAA GCGTACGGTCGCGCAAAGGCAAAATTTGGTTTCATCTCTGGGTTATATGGTCAAATTCAGAATCTCGCATTCATCTACGGCGATGTCCTCCCCAAGCTATGGGGACTCAGCGGCTTTTTGTTGGCGCAATACCTCCCAGCTCGGTTCCAGGGCGAAATACCCCAGACTCTCCTGTTTCTTTTTGGATTTAACCTTATAAGTACTGTTCTCTCCCTCCCGATCTCCTACTACAACACATTCGTGCTTGAGGAGAAATTTGGCTTTAACAAGCAGACGGTTAAGCTATGGGTATCCGACATGCTTAAGGGCCAGATGTTGGGTATTGTTCTGGGCGCGCCCATCATTAGCGCCGTTCTGAAGATTGTCCAGAAGACTGGGACTTCATGCTTTTACTACCTTTGGCTTTTTGGTGTCTTTGTTCAGGTTTTCGCCATCACCATCTACCCTATCGCCATTTTGCCTTTGTTTAACAAGCTTTCCCCTCTTGAACCTGGTGCGATCAAGACTGGCGTTGAGAATCTTGCCAAGAAGCTCAACTTCCCGCTCCAGGAACTCCATGTGATCGATGGTAGCAAGCGCAGCGCACACAGCAATGCTTATTTTTACGGTCTCCCTTGGAAGAAGCACATTGTCATTTATGATACCTTGATTGAGAAGAGTGAGCCTGAGGAGGTTGTCGCTGTATTGAGCCACGAGTTGGGCCACTGGAGCCTCAGCCACACTACGAAGCTCTTCGGCATCGCTCAA TTCCACATGTTCTATATCTTTGCTCTCTTCTCGGCGTTCGTGAATAACAGATCACTCTACCAGTCGTTCGGCTTCCACACTGAACAGCCTATTATGATTggattcctcctcttctctgaCGCCCTCGCGCCTATGGATGCTGTCGTTAAACTTCTGATGAATATCCTTAGTCGCAAATTTGAATTTGAAGCGG ATGCATTTGCAGTCAACCTCGGATACTCGGAGGAGCTCTCCCAGTCCCTTCTCAAgctccagatccagaacCTGAGCACTATGGATGCGGACTGGATGTACGCCAGCTACCACTACTCTCATCCCATCCTTCCTGAGAGACTCAAGGCTCTAGGCTGGAAGGGCAGAAAAGTTACAGACCAcaaggaggaagacagtGAAAAGCCTGTCAAGGCTGCCGACCGTGAACTCTAA